From one Paractinoplanes brasiliensis genomic stretch:
- a CDS encoding YihY/virulence factor BrkB family protein, which yields MIAFGWAVLRKYFDDGGPREAALITYYGFLSLFPALLLGATIVSRVLARSPGLRDDLIAALVPPSLQTDITNSVDMLSRSRWALVAGLAGLAYSGSGVVLSAYFTLNHVAGVPWHRRSGLVSRYLRVFAGLAVILAGALGIGLLTAAGPVGLAASGVLSGATLIVLARLLLDRPAPLRLLWPAALIGALAVTALFALGAAVLPRLVRGAGPVYGSFATVAAVFTLLYLLGNALVIAAEVAAVRAARLWPRSLDPDRPAEADRRAQELLTREQDRSPLAGQQEPRAQPDHPDHPDGGQGQRVRSSGLVADAGDQDRPGQRGAQ from the coding sequence GTGATCGCCTTCGGCTGGGCGGTGCTCCGCAAGTACTTCGACGACGGCGGCCCCCGCGAGGCGGCCCTGATCACCTACTACGGCTTCCTCAGCCTTTTCCCGGCGCTGCTGCTCGGCGCGACGATCGTGTCCCGCGTCCTCGCCCGCTCGCCCGGCCTGCGCGACGACCTGATCGCCGCGCTCGTGCCGCCGTCCCTGCAGACGGACATCACGAACTCGGTCGACATGCTTTCGCGGTCCCGGTGGGCGCTGGTGGCGGGCCTGGCCGGGCTCGCGTACTCCGGGTCCGGGGTGGTCCTGTCGGCGTACTTCACACTCAACCACGTGGCCGGGGTGCCGTGGCACCGCCGCAGCGGCCTGGTCTCGCGTTACCTGCGGGTTTTCGCCGGGCTGGCCGTCATCCTGGCCGGCGCGCTCGGCATCGGGCTGCTCACCGCGGCCGGGCCGGTCGGTCTGGCCGCGTCCGGTGTGCTGTCCGGCGCGACCCTGATCGTGCTGGCCCGCCTGCTGCTGGACCGGCCGGCGCCGCTGCGTCTGCTCTGGCCGGCGGCGCTGATCGGCGCGCTGGCGGTGACCGCGCTGTTCGCTCTGGGCGCCGCCGTGCTGCCCCGGCTGGTGCGCGGCGCCGGTCCCGTCTACGGCAGCTTCGCCACCGTGGCGGCCGTGTTCACCCTGCTCTATCTGCTCGGCAACGCGCTCGTGATCGCCGCCGAGGTGGCCGCCGTGCGGGCCGCCCGGCTGTGGCCGCGGTCCCTCGACCCGGACCGCCCGGCCGAGGCCGACCGGCGGGCTCAGGAGCTGCTGACCCGGGAACAGGACCGGTCACCGCTTGCGGGGCAGCAGGAGCCCCGCGCCCAGCCCGATCACCCCGACCACCCCGACGGCGGTCAGGGCCAGCGCGTACGCTCGTCCGGGCTGGTCGCCGACGCCGGCGACCAGGATCGTCCCGGCCAGCGCGGCGCCCAGTGA
- a CDS encoding DUF7144 family membrane protein: MEVERSRATGWVGWVLFGGLMLVLLGSAHAAVGALAVFEPDILAGTRPDVLLGLPLAVLAWGHLLLGLGAVVTGVALIRGLAWARFVAIVIAFFTGLVSFLFATVYPVWAAIIIVLCGLVLYATAVHGDEVYDSYAR, encoded by the coding sequence ATGGAGGTGGAGCGCAGCCGGGCCACCGGGTGGGTCGGCTGGGTGTTGTTCGGCGGTCTGATGCTCGTGCTGCTGGGCTCGGCGCACGCCGCGGTCGGCGCGCTCGCCGTCTTCGAACCGGACATCCTCGCCGGGACCCGGCCGGACGTGCTGCTCGGACTGCCGCTCGCCGTGCTGGCGTGGGGGCATCTGCTGCTCGGGCTGGGCGCGGTGGTCACCGGGGTCGCCCTCATCCGCGGGCTGGCCTGGGCGCGGTTCGTGGCGATCGTGATCGCGTTCTTCACCGGCCTGGTCAGTTTCCTGTTCGCCACCGTGTACCCGGTCTGGGCGGCGATCATCATCGTCCTCTGCGGGCTGGTGCTCTACGCGACCGCGGTGCACGGCGACGAGGTCTACGACTCGTACGCGCGGTGA